A window of Gopherus evgoodei ecotype Sinaloan lineage chromosome 13, rGopEvg1_v1.p, whole genome shotgun sequence contains these coding sequences:
- the MTFP1 gene encoding mitochondrial fission process protein 1 isoform X5 produces the protein MCFLCLPSAVVHSSLHHFPKPILDPVCNPPPPHQWYIPLGALPHPLPAVLPCSSGTVSCSPCSLCCTHQAREHDVGKPTQVAVAVVDTFVWQALASVAIPGFTINRICAASLYFLGTMTHWPLPIRKWMTTAIGLSAIPVIIKPIDRSVDFLMDSSLRKLYGAEEKRRPSS, from the exons ATGTGTTTTCTCTGCTTGCCTTCTGCTGTGGTCCATTCCTCTCTGCACCATTTCCCCAAACCCATACTGGACCCTGTGtgtaacccccctcccccacatcagtGGTACATTCCTCTCGGTGCGCTCCCACACCCACTCCCTGCTGTTCTGCCCTGCTCCTCCGGTACAGTGTCCTGCTCTCCATGCTCTCTGTGCTGCACCCATCAGGCACGTGAACACGACGTGGGGAAGCCGACGCAGGTGGCCGTGGCTGTGGTGGATACATTTGTGTGGCAGGCGCTGGCCTCTGTGGCTATCCCCGGCTTCACCATTAACCGCATCTGTGCTGCCTCCCTCTACTTCCTGGGCACCATGACACACTGGCCCCTCCCCATCCGGAAGTGGATGACCACAGCCATTGGCCTCTCAGCCATTCCTGTCATCATCAAGCCTATTGACAG GTCAGTGGATTTCCTGATGGATTCCAGCCTCCGCAAACTCTATGGTGCTGAAGAGAAACGTCGTCCTTCTTCGTGA